A genome region from Candidatus Cloacimonadota bacterium includes the following:
- a CDS encoding leucine-rich repeat domain-containing protein, with protein MNCKSYVAIIIAAAVCMMPALALVEDTTADGLVEGYTTIDGITYKCCLDGDVRTAFITGYDGTLADTDGDGAADGVHIPGSVEHGGNTYSVTDVPKSLFNGTGDTSYRNLGNLVIGEGIVRVPSEAFMFCNIDSISFPSTLEVIGSKAFFRSTGFSEVMLNDGLVTLGPSSFSGTSVEKVYVPGSVHINVSETNTEGKVDYGSAYIFTGCDSLREVILGEGLNAIGYKMFGECKSLGTVAIPASVETIDGWAFRHSSATVTFADGCSLAEIGISAFLGKTNDDTSAPTV; from the coding sequence ATGAACTGTAAATCATATGTAGCGATAATAATAGCGGCGGCGGTATGCATGATGCCTGCGCTCGCACTCGTCGAGGACACGACCGCCGACGGTTTGGTCGAAGGATACACGACGATCGACGGAATCACTTACAAATGCTGTCTCGACGGCGATGTCAGGACCGCGTTCATAACAGGTTACGACGGCACCCTGGCGGACACCGACGGGGACGGCGCCGCGGACGGAGTGCACATACCTGGATCCGTGGAACACGGAGGCAACACGTATTCCGTGACCGATGTACCCAAATCACTGTTCAACGGGACCGGTGATACGAGTTACCGGAACCTCGGGAACCTTGTGATAGGGGAGGGCATAGTGCGTGTGCCCAGCGAGGCCTTCATGTTCTGCAATATTGACTCCATATCCTTCCCCAGCACCCTGGAGGTCATAGGCAGCAAGGCCTTCTTCCGTTCGACCGGTTTCTCCGAGGTTATGCTCAACGACGGCCTGGTGACTCTCGGCCCATCCTCCTTCTCAGGCACCAGTGTGGAGAAGGTATATGTTCCTGGTTCTGTGCACATCAATGTTTCTGAAACGAATACCGAAGGCAAAGTCGATTACGGTTCCGCGTACATATTCACGGGCTGCGATTCCCTCCGGGAGGTCATCCTCGGCGAGGGTCTCAACGCCATAGGATACAAGATGTTCGGCGAGTGCAAAAGCCTCGGAACTGTCGCCATACCCGCATCCGTGGAGACCATCGACGGCTGGGCGTTCCGCCACAGCAGCGCCACGGTCACATTCGCGGACGGTTGCAGTCTCGCCGAGATCGGGATATCCGCTTTCCTCGGCAAGACCAATGACGACACCTCCGCACCCACCGTG